AGAGGTATGGCCCGCCGATGCTCCATGTATCCCATGCAATGCCGGCGGTGGGCAATTCCGGAAGAAAACTGATAATATTGACGATGTTTCCACTTCTGTTGATCTCAAAAATCTGGCTTCCATCGCCGCTTACCCAAAAATGATCTGTTTCAGGATCGTAAGCCAAACCGCTGGTATAGTACATCGGTGCAGCAATGGTAACACCGGTGGGCTGGAGTGTTTCCAAATCTATCTGATAAATCTTTGCTAACCCGGCTGCATACATGTACTCGCCATCATAAGTAAGGCCTTTCAATAAAATCAGTGAGTCGGGAAGTATACTGAAATCAATCAGTTCCTGTCCGTCACCGCTGATTTTATACATTTTCCTTTTCCATCCGGCATCAGGATCCGCCCCTGTGATATAGTAGTGATCGTCAATGTAAATAACGCCAAACAAGCTTCTGTCAGGGGTTGGCGTTAAAAAACCGGCATTAAATGCGCCGAGGGTGTCGCCTACGGCTGTGGTAGCTTTAAGGGCGCCGTTGTTTGCATTGGAATTTACCGGAAAGATCAGGATAAAACTGATCAGCAAAGTGGCAAGATAATACCGTAAATTTTTCATTTTATTGATTTTTTGAGATTTAATTTATTCAAAAAAGTTTGCTCTTTCAGTTCTTGCTGCAACCCGAAATTCTGCTTGTGCCTTTATGACGAACAGCTATCAAATTACCCTAAGCGAAATAACATTAATTTAAAGTAATTGTTTTTTTAGTAAACATAAAGCGGTAGCCTTGCAAAAGCAAAACTACCACTATTTTATTTTAAAGCTCCTTTAGCTGACGCTATTAAAATGCACCCGATCTACTTTTTAACCATTTTCCTTACTACCTGTCTTCCATTCTCATCAAAGAGAAAAACCAAATAAACTCCCGAGCTGAGGTTGCCGGTATTGATCCGTTCGCTGTTCAGCGGTTCATTCATGATTTCGTTGCCCATCAGGTTGGTGATCACCACTCGTGTTGCCCAGCCGGCATCGTGGAGTATAATCTGCTCGTTGAATGGATTTGGGTACAAGCGTGTGGATTTATCTTCGGGAGTATCAATGCTTAATGTCAGACCCCATGTGTCAAATACTTCCATATCGCTGTTGAGGGTAATCAGGCGGTTTGGAATTTCCTCCCATTCCCACGGATTTTCACCACTGTTCATAAAATAAGCATAGGAGTAGTCGCCTGCAGGCAATGCCATGGTGATGGTGTAAATCATGGAATTGTCCACACGCATCAAAGCCTGATCTCTGGCCACACCGCCAAGTACAGCCCATCCGTGCATCGAACCGGTAATGTTAACCATACCATTTTCCGGATCCATCCCTTCGGCATTGGTCATGTCGATGCTGAATGTAAGGAGGAATGTTTCAAATTCTTCGAAGTTGGCAATCAGGATGACATCTTCGTCAGGCATGGTAAAAAAGAACGAAGGCTGTTCGCTGACGACTTCGCCATTGGTGTAGGTCCAGTTAATGAACTCATAACCGTCATTTGGAATCGCATTCACCAGCACATCAACGCCGGGCTGGTACCAGGCTGAACCCAGCAGCAAGCCAGTGCCGGCAGGATTGGCAACCAATACTAAAAGACGTGTATCATCAACAACGAAATCTATTTCGGCAATTTCAGAAACACCGGTAGTGAAAACAGCCTGCACGCCGGCGGTGTATTCGCCATCGGCAAGGCCATCGAAAAGAAACTGAGTGGAAGTAACACCAGTGGCCACCTGTTCGCCATCAAGAAATACATTGAAACCATTCAGGTCTTCAGGGCCAAATGTGGTTACCTGGTATGATTTAGCAAGCGGGCGGGCATTTGACAGGCCTTCGTTTTGAGGATCGGCAACGGTCATCAACTCTGTGAGGTTGAGGGCTGCATCACCAATGGTGATGTTGTCAATAGCCCAGTAGTACCACATCCCGAAGTTTCCGGGGCCGTCCTCATTTTGCCATGCAAGGCGCGCTTTTTGTCCGGCATACATATCCAGATTGATGGTTGCAGGGGCCTGGTAAAAGTTTTGGCCGTACGGCAGGTTGCTGGCATTCCATAGCACTTCCCAGCTTTGACCATCATCGGTCGAAATTTTTACGTAATAATTATCGCCAAATGTTGAGCCGGTATAGCCGTAATACCAGAATTTCAGATCGCCGGCAGGCACAGTAAATTCTCTTGTAATCAGCCATTCATCCTGTTCGCTGAAGTCCCACATCATAAACACCTGGTAATTCCCATCCTGTGGGTCTATAGT
The Bacteroidales bacterium genome window above contains:
- a CDS encoding carboxypeptidase regulatory-like domain-containing protein, coding for DGANPLEGVEVTLSGSAQPAFTNAEGVYNFPAVIAGTYSVQFDLFGYATLVIEDVVVEEDTLTIQDAVLTPVPQYTVTGSVQGNDGNLIEGAEIILEGYTPNTGYSVVSQADGAFTIEDVYEGMYLISVNAFGYTSYFADNVLVDGDVDLGVILLEEQIEAPFNLMVMKDGLEPGQALFSWNNPLTGWVESFEEGILPDEWSQIVTNSGTNAGLPATWTITGPVEIYNTTIDPQDGNYQVFMMWDFSEQDEWLITREFTVPAGDLKFWYYGYTGSTFGDNYYVKISTDDGQSWEVLWNASNLPYGQNFYQAPATINLDMYAGQKARLAWQNEDGPGNFGMWYYWAIDNITIGDAALNLTELMTVADPQNEGLSNARPLAKSYQVTTFGPEDLNGFNVFLDGEQVATGVTSTQFLFDGLADGEYTAGVQAVFTTGVSEIAEIDFVVDDTRLLVLVANPAGTGLLLGSAWYQPGVDVLVNAIPNDGYEFINWTYTNGEVVSEQPSFFFTMPDEDVILIANFEEFETFLLTFSIDMTNAEGMDPENGMVNITGSMHGWAVLGGVARDQALMRVDNSMIYTITMALPAGDYSYAYFMNSGENPWEWEEIPNRLITLNSDMEVFDTWGLTLSIDTPEDKSTRLYPNPFNEQIILHDAGWATRVVITNLMGNEIMNEPLNSERINTGNLSSGVYLVFLFDENGRQVVRKMVKK